The Bacillota bacterium genome contains the following window.
CTGCTCGCGGTCAATGTCGACCTGGTAGTCCGGCCGAAACGTCCGCGGGTCGATGAGCACGAAGGCAACCGCAGGGTCATCCACTCCCTGCAGTATATGAAACGGACTGCCTTCGCTATGCTCCAGCAGCACGTAGCGTTTCACGTCGTCGAAGCCTAGTATGCCCGCGGGAAAGACGACGATGTCCTCTTCTTTGATCTCGAGTTCGCCGAAGCGGGGTGTCATCAGGCGCATCACTGGTCGCCCCTCCCCAGGAATGGTAAAAACCCTGTCCTCAGTATTCGCCTTCCGTGGCTGAAACTCTGCTGGAATCTGCTGACAGTACTTTCCTGAAGCGCAGCGCCGGCCGCGTCCGTGCGGCCGGCGCCTGAGGTCGTGGTGGCATCAGCGCAAGAAGTCGAGAAGCGTCGGCTGGATGATACGGGCGCCCGAGGCCAAGGCGGCCCGGTACACGTTTTCCGCCACCTTCAGGTCGATGATGGCCCGCGCCAGATCAACGTCTTCGTTGTCCGAGATGAGCTGCTCCACGTTGAGCTCCAGCTCCTGCATGCGCGCGTCGGCCAGCTCCAGGCGGTTGATGCGGGCGCCCACGTCGGCCCGGACGCGGAGCAACGTATCCAGCGCATCTTCCACTTCCGCGAGGGACTGGTTGCCCACCGTGGCCGTGTCGCCCTCCTCGTAAAGCGCATCCCGCAGCTTTGTGACGGCCTGGAAAATCTGGTCGAACAGCTCCGAACCAAGGACGTTGACGGCGATCTTGACGCCGCTTGCGATCTCTAACTCTCGCCGGCCCGTATCGCCCTGGTACTCACTTACCTTGCCGCCGCTAAGCACGTAAGGGGGTGTCGTCGTTCTGTGGCCGCCGAACAAGTACAGCCCGGCGTGGCTGGAGTTGGCCAAGTCCACCAGGTGCTCCAAGATCTGATCAACTTCGCGCGCGATGGCGTCGCGGGCGTCCTGCGGCAGCACGCCGTTGGCGCCGTAGACGGCCAGCTCCTTCACCCGCTGCAGCGCTTGCCCAACCTCGTTCAGCACCGAGTCGGTGGCCTCGAGCCACGAAAGCGCCACGCCGATGTTGGCCCGGTACTGCTTCGTGTGCGTCAGGTCGCTGTGCAGCCGCATGCTGTGCGACGTGGCGGCCGGGTCGTCCGACGGCACCCGCAGCCGCTTGCCCGACGCGAGCTGGTAGTGCAGCTCCTCCTGCCGGCGCAGGTGCAAGTTGAGGTTGTTGACCGCGTTGCGGGCGATCATGTTGTTGGTAACGCGCATGGCCCTTGCCCCCCGAAGCCTGCGTCACGCGGCGTCAGCGGCCGACGACGCCCAAGCGGGTAATGATGGTGTCCAGCATTTCGTCCATGGCCGTGAGAACACGCGCCGCCGCCGCATAGGCGTGCTGGAAGCGGATCATGTCGATCATTTCCTCATCCAGCGACACGCCCGAAATGGAGTCGCGGCGGTTCTTCAGGTGCTCAACCAGCACTTCTTGGCTTGCCACCATGTCGTTGGCCTTCTGCGCCGCCACGCCGATGCCGGAGATGAGCGACGCGAAGAAATCCCGCATGCTGACGCCGGCAAGATCCGCCGCCGGCTGCAGGTACACGTTGGCCAGCGCCAGCGCGTTGCTGCCGTCGCCCGGTGCGCCCGACCGGGACGCCGCGATCTTGGCCAAGCTCTGCAGAATGTCCTGAGACAGATCGATGTCCCTGGCGCCCGTGCCGACGAAGAAATCGACGCCTGTGGAGCCGTCGAGACCGTACCCTTGGCGGTGCACGGCGTTGAACTCCTCGATGAGCGCCGCCGCGAGCCGGTCGAGCGAGGCCAGATACCCGGCCACCAGCTCATCCCGGGCCTCCAGCACGCCGGCCAGCCGGCCGTTTTGCACTTGCACAACCCAGTCGGTGTCGCCCCAGCGGATGGTCACCATGTCTTGCTTGGCCGGATCGGGCACGGCGCGCAAGAACGTGACGTGGTTGCCGTTGACGATGGACAGGCCGCCGATGGAGACGCTGGCCATCTTGTTGTCGTGGATGACCACGTCGATGTCGACCAGCTCCGACAGCTCCAAAAGCAGCTGATCGCGGCGGTCCAGCAAGTCGTTGGGCTCCTGGCCCGAGTTGACGACGCGGAAGATCTGGGCGTTCACGTCGGCCAGGCGCTCGGCCAGGCTGTTGATCTTCTCGACCTCCAGCCGGGCCAGCCGGTCCAGGTCCCACTGCAAGTCGGTCAGCTGCTTGTACACGTGCTGGAACGTGGCCGTCAGCGACAGCGCCCGCTCGCGCACGACCGCCCGCGCCGCGTCGCTCTCGGGCTGCTGGTGCAAGTCCTGCAGCGACTGCCAGAACTGGTCCAGGGCGCTGCGGATGCTCAGGTCGGAGGGCTCCATGAAGATGAGCTCCACCTGCCGCAGCGCGTCCCGGCGCGCCTCCCAGCGCCCGGCCGACTCGGTCTCGTTGCGCAGCTGCATGTCGATGAACGAGTCCCGCACGCGCTGGATGGCCACGATTTGCACGCCCGTGCCCACTTGCCCCGCGCCGGCGGGCATGTGGCGAGACGGGTACGTCCACGGCGGCGTCGTCTGGTGGATGGCCACCTGCCGCGAGTACCCTTCGGTGTTGGCGTTGGCGATGTTGTGGCCCACCACGTCCAGCGCCCGCTGCTGCGCCTGCAGGGCCCGTCGCGCGATGTCAATGCCGAAAAACGTCGAGCGCATGGCAACCCCTCGTTCCGTGTCCGCCGTGCTTCACGCGCGGGTGTCGAAGGCCACCGGCGCGCCGCCGGCCGGCCGCCTGGCCCGGGCCGGGTCGTGATACGCGTCGATCCCCGCGTCGGGGCTGAGGATGCTCATGTAAAGGTCGATGAACGCGAGCTCTTGCCTAAGGAGCTGGGCGTTGGTCTCGGTCAGCGTGGACAGCTGCCGCACCAGAGAGCGCGCATCGTCGCGCAGTGCGGCCAGCCTGGCGCGCTTCGCCTCCGGCGCCGCTTCAACGAGTGCCTGCAGCGTTACCGCGTGAGGCGCGGAGCCCTCTCGGGCCAGACCGCCCGCCACCAACGCGAGCCGCTCCGCCTCGCAGCGGTGCAGCTCCGCCAAGAGGGCCTCTTGCTCCTTGGTAGCCGCCTCCACGCCCTGCTGATCGCGCAGAAGCAGCGCCTGCTTCTGCCGCTCGGCGGCGGCGACCAGCTCCCGCAAAACGCTGCATTCCGTCGTCAGCAGATCTATCAGCTGCTGCCAAACGCTCGTGTCCACGGCGCTCCTCCCGGCCCTTCGTGAAATCGCCCCTGCATTAGCGGAGCCGATCCGCCAACGCACGCGCCAGCATCTTGCGCGCCACTTCCCGGCCGGGGATGTTGTACTGGCCGGCTTCGATCCGCGCCTTGATCTCGGCCACCAGTTCCGCCCGCACGT
Protein-coding sequences here:
- a CDS encoding flagellar hook-associated protein FlgK, whose protein sequence is MRSTFFGIDIARRALQAQQRALDVVGHNIANANTEGYSRQVAIHQTTPPWTYPSRHMPAGAGQVGTGVQIVAIQRVRDSFIDMQLRNETESAGRWEARRDALRQVELIFMEPSDLSIRSALDQFWQSLQDLHQQPESDAARAVVRERALSLTATFQHVYKQLTDLQWDLDRLARLEVEKINSLAERLADVNAQIFRVVNSGQEPNDLLDRRDQLLLELSELVDIDVVIHDNKMASVSIGGLSIVNGNHVTFLRAVPDPAKQDMVTIRWGDTDWVVQVQNGRLAGVLEARDELVAGYLASLDRLAAALIEEFNAVHRQGYGLDGSTGVDFFVGTGARDIDLSQDILQSLAKIAASRSGAPGDGSNALALANVYLQPAADLAGVSMRDFFASLISGIGVAAQKANDMVASQEVLVEHLKNRRDSISGVSLDEEMIDMIRFQHAYAAAARVLTAMDEMLDTIITRLGVVGR